In Flavobacterium gelatinilyticum, a genomic segment contains:
- a CDS encoding superoxide dismutase family protein, whose translation MKKLIVSFAIITALIVGCKTNTKSNDAKTLTVALEPKSSSNVAGTATFTEKNGKVTFTAKISGLEPGVHAIHIHEKADCTSADGSSAGGHWNPTFKKHGKWGVGEYHKGDIGNFTADASGNGTITFTTDEWCVGCEDETKNVIGKGLIVHKGKDDFTTQPTGDAGGRVACAGIIK comes from the coding sequence ATGAAAAAACTGATCGTATCTTTCGCTATAATTACAGCATTAATAGTTGGCTGTAAGACAAATACAAAGTCAAATGATGCTAAAACTTTAACGGTAGCTTTAGAACCAAAAAGCAGCAGTAATGTTGCCGGAACTGCCACTTTTACCGAAAAAAACGGTAAAGTTACGTTTACTGCAAAAATAAGCGGTTTAGAACCGGGAGTTCACGCTATCCACATTCACGAAAAAGCAGATTGTACGTCGGCAGACGGAAGTTCAGCTGGCGGACACTGGAACCCTACTTTCAAAAAACATGGAAAATGGGGAGTTGGAGAATATCACAAAGGCGATATTGGAAACTTTACAGCTGATGCAAGCGGTAACGGAACAATTACTTTTACAACAGATGAATGGTGTGTAGGATGTGAGGATGAAACCAAAAACGTAATTGGGAAAGGTTTAATCGTACATAAAGGAAAAGATGATTTTACAACCCAGCCAACCGGAGATGCCGGCGGAAGAGTTGCATGTGCCGGAATCATTAAATAA
- a CDS encoding META domain-containing protein, producing the protein MMKKILMFVIFTSVLVSCNCAKNKKGDAVSNLEGSWILTYITEPRITFDGLYPNKKPSIHFDLKENGVSGNNSCNSYSGKMVLDGNKIDLTAPMISTKMMCMDGQGESVYMGTLQKVTSYEITDGGKTLNFISDGITTMKFTKK; encoded by the coding sequence ATGATGAAAAAGATTTTAATGTTCGTTATTTTTACTTCGGTACTGGTTTCATGCAATTGTGCTAAAAATAAAAAAGGAGATGCCGTTTCGAATCTTGAAGGCAGCTGGATTCTTACCTATATAACAGAACCACGAATTACTTTTGATGGTCTTTATCCAAATAAAAAACCAAGCATACATTTTGACTTAAAAGAGAACGGGGTTTCCGGAAATAACAGTTGTAATTCTTACAGTGGAAAAATGGTTTTAGACGGAAATAAAATTGATTTGACAGCGCCCATGATTTCTACCAAAATGATGTGTATGGACGGGCAAGGTGAGTCTGTTTATATGGGTACGCTTCAAAAAGTAACTTCATACGAAATAACAGATGGAGGCAAAACTCTGAATTTTATTTCGGATGGCATTACTACGATGAAATTTACCAAAAAATAA
- a CDS encoding DUF4251 domain-containing protein has translation MKTGLYIFMLLSFLNFSVYGQEKTKKELKAERELKKQKEIEALIDGKNFVFEAQKVTPQGGRLINLDYRTYFLKFNTENTTCDLPFFGRGYNIGYGSDGGIKFEGKPENIKIEKEKRKYTLRTTVKGKDDVYDLMFTIFFDGGASLSVNSNNRAAIFYDGEISAPKTDNKTDKK, from the coding sequence ATGAAAACCGGGTTATATATTTTTATGCTTCTGAGCTTTTTAAATTTTTCTGTTTATGGACAGGAAAAGACAAAAAAAGAGCTGAAAGCTGAAAGAGAACTGAAAAAGCAAAAAGAAATCGAAGCGTTGATCGATGGTAAAAATTTTGTTTTTGAAGCTCAGAAAGTGACACCGCAGGGAGGAAGGCTCATAAATCTAGATTATAGAACTTATTTCCTGAAGTTTAATACCGAAAATACAACCTGTGATCTTCCTTTTTTTGGACGCGGCTATAATATTGGATATGGAAGTGACGGGGGTATTAAATTTGAAGGAAAACCCGAAAATATAAAAATAGAAAAGGAAAAAAGAAAATACACTCTCAGAACTACCGTAAAAGGGAAAGATGATGTTTATGATTTGATGTTTACCATCTTTTTTGACGGAGGTGCTTCTCTTTCGGTAAATAGTAATAACAGGGCTGCGATTTTTTATGACGGAGAAATAAGTGCGCCAAAAACAGATAACAAGACAGATAAAAAGTAG
- a CDS encoding glycoside hydrolase family 18 protein: MKQTTLIALFLACFGLSNTFAQKNKKMDIIAYYTGDSKLIDEYEINKLNQIIFSFCHLKDGKLSVDSAKDSVTIKHLVSLKSKNPQLKIVLSLGGWGGCEPCSEAFSTAEGRLKFAKSVKEVSDYFKVDGLDLDWEYPAIEGLPGHLYQTVDKPNFTELIKILRSTLGKKYELSFAAGGFQKYLDESIDWQAVTPLVNRINIMSYDLVNGYSQVTGHHTPLYSTSPNEESTDRAVTFLLKQGVPAEKLVIGAAFYTRTWINVEDINNGLYQAGKHVEGVNYKDYAKTYTEANGWKYFWDDKAKAPYWYNAKNKTFATSDDIKSVKAKTEYVKAKKLGGIMFWELTLDSPKNGMVNAIYEVKSAK; this comes from the coding sequence ATGAAACAAACAACCCTAATTGCATTGTTTTTAGCGTGCTTTGGTCTAAGTAATACTTTCGCACAAAAAAATAAAAAAATGGATATCATCGCCTATTACACGGGCGATTCTAAACTTATTGACGAATACGAAATCAATAAATTAAATCAGATTATCTTTAGTTTCTGTCATTTAAAAGATGGCAAATTAAGTGTTGATTCTGCTAAAGACTCGGTTACTATTAAACATTTGGTTTCTTTAAAATCTAAAAATCCGCAATTAAAGATCGTTCTTTCTCTTGGCGGATGGGGAGGCTGCGAACCGTGTTCAGAAGCATTTTCTACAGCCGAAGGCAGATTAAAATTTGCAAAATCGGTAAAAGAAGTCAGCGATTATTTTAAAGTAGACGGGTTAGATTTAGATTGGGAATATCCTGCAATCGAAGGTCTTCCGGGACATTTATATCAGACAGTTGACAAACCTAACTTTACAGAACTTATCAAGATTTTACGTTCAACTTTAGGTAAAAAATACGAATTGAGTTTTGCTGCCGGAGGTTTTCAAAAATATCTGGATGAATCTATAGACTGGCAGGCTGTGACGCCATTGGTAAACCGCATTAATATTATGAGTTACGATTTAGTAAACGGATATTCTCAGGTTACAGGGCATCATACACCCTTATACAGTACAAGTCCAAACGAAGAATCTACAGACAGAGCGGTTACTTTTTTACTAAAACAAGGTGTTCCTGCTGAAAAACTGGTAATTGGTGCTGCATTCTATACCAGAACCTGGATTAATGTTGAAGATATTAACAACGGATTATATCAGGCCGGAAAACATGTAGAGGGTGTAAATTATAAAGATTATGCTAAAACGTACACAGAAGCAAACGGCTGGAAATATTTTTGGGATGACAAAGCCAAAGCACCATATTGGTACAATGCCAAAAACAAAACATTTGCAACATCTGATGATATTAAATCTGTAAAAGCAAAAACAGAATATGTAAAAGCTAAGAAATTAGGCGGAATTATGTTCTGGGAACTGACATTAGACAGTCCGAAAAACGGAATGGTAAATGCGATTTACGAAGTAAAATCAGCTAAATAA
- a CDS encoding acyl-CoA dehydrogenase family protein, which produces MSDKTRGGQFLVKETKCEDIFTPEDFSEEQLMMRDSVKEFVDKELWAHKDRFEKKDYAYTESSMRKAGELGLLGVAVPEEYGGLGMGFVSTMLVCDYISGATGSFSTAFGAHTGIGTMPITLYGTEEQKKKYVPKLASGEWFGAYCLTEPGAGSDANSGKTKAVLSDDGKYYSITGQKMWISNAGFCSVFIVFARIGDDKNITGFIVENDPSNGISMNEEEHKLGIRASSTRQVFFNETKVPVENMLSERGNGFKIAMNALNVGRIKLAAACLDAQRRVTSGAVKYANERIQFNTSISSFGAIRSKLAEMATSAYAGESASYRAAKDIEDRIAAREAEGTSHQEAELKGVEEYAIECSILKVAVSEDVQNCSDEGIQVFGGMGFSEDTPMESAWRDARIARIYEGTNEINRMLSVGMLIKKAMKGHVDLLGPAMKVQEELMGIPSFDTPDFSELFSEEKVIVANLKKVFLMVAGSAVQKYGPDLDSHQQLLMAAADILIEIYMAESTILRTEKLAKSQGEDKVQEQIAMAKLYLYKAVDIVNLRGKEGIASFSEGDEQRMMLMGLKRFTKYTNLPNVVALREKIAEKLVAENTYCF; this is translated from the coding sequence ATGAGCGACAAAACAAGAGGAGGTCAATTCCTAGTTAAAGAAACAAAATGTGAAGATATCTTTACTCCAGAAGATTTCTCAGAAGAGCAGTTAATGATGCGTGACTCTGTAAAAGAGTTCGTAGACAAAGAATTATGGGCGCATAAAGATCGTTTTGAAAAGAAAGATTACGCTTATACAGAATCTTCAATGCGTAAAGCAGGTGAACTAGGACTTTTAGGAGTTGCGGTTCCAGAAGAATACGGCGGATTAGGAATGGGATTCGTTTCTACAATGTTGGTTTGTGACTACATTTCTGGAGCTACTGGATCTTTCTCTACAGCTTTTGGTGCTCATACCGGAATTGGAACTATGCCAATTACACTTTACGGAACTGAGGAACAAAAGAAAAAATACGTTCCAAAATTAGCTTCTGGAGAATGGTTTGGTGCTTATTGTTTAACTGAGCCAGGTGCAGGATCTGATGCTAACTCAGGAAAAACAAAAGCAGTTTTATCTGATGACGGAAAATACTATTCAATCACAGGACAAAAAATGTGGATTTCAAATGCAGGTTTCTGCAGCGTTTTCATTGTTTTTGCCCGTATTGGAGATGACAAAAATATTACAGGTTTCATCGTAGAAAACGATCCTTCAAACGGAATTTCTATGAATGAAGAAGAGCATAAATTAGGAATCCGTGCTTCTTCTACTCGTCAGGTTTTCTTCAACGAAACAAAAGTTCCGGTTGAAAACATGTTATCTGAAAGAGGAAACGGTTTCAAAATAGCTATGAATGCTCTTAACGTTGGACGTATTAAATTGGCTGCGGCTTGTTTAGATGCACAAAGAAGAGTTACTTCTGGAGCTGTAAAATATGCTAACGAAAGAATTCAGTTCAATACTTCTATTTCATCATTTGGAGCAATCCGTTCTAAATTGGCTGAAATGGCAACTAGCGCTTACGCAGGAGAAAGTGCTTCTTATCGTGCTGCAAAAGACATCGAAGACAGAATCGCTGCTCGTGAAGCGGAAGGAACTTCTCATCAAGAAGCAGAATTAAAAGGTGTTGAAGAATATGCTATCGAGTGTTCTATCTTGAAAGTTGCAGTTTCTGAAGACGTACAAAACTGTTCTGACGAAGGAATTCAAGTTTTTGGCGGAATGGGATTCTCTGAAGATACTCCAATGGAAAGTGCCTGGAGAGATGCTCGTATCGCTCGTATTTACGAAGGCACAAATGAAATCAACAGAATGCTTTCTGTAGGTATGCTGATCAAAAAAGCAATGAAAGGACATGTTGATTTACTTGGACCAGCAATGAAAGTTCAGGAAGAATTAATGGGAATTCCATCTTTTGATACTCCGGATTTCTCTGAATTATTCTCAGAAGAAAAAGTAATCGTGGCAAACCTGAAAAAAGTTTTCTTAATGGTTGCCGGAAGCGCTGTTCAAAAATACGGCCCAGATTTAGATTCTCACCAACAGTTATTAATGGCTGCTGCTGATATCTTGATCGAGATCTATATGGCTGAAAGTACCATCTTAAGAACTGAAAAATTAGCAAAATCTCAAGGTGAAGATAAAGTACAAGAGCAGATTGCAATGGCAAAATTATACTTGTACAAAGCCGTAGATATCGTAAACTTAAGAGGAAAAGAAGGAATCGCTTCATTCTCTGAAGGCGACGAGCAACGCATGATGTTAATGGGACTTAAACGTTTCACTAAATATACGAACCTGCCAAACGTAGTAGCGTTGAGAGAAAAAATCGCAGAAAAATTAGTTGCAGAAAACACTTACTGTTTCTAA
- a CDS encoding four helix bundle protein codes for MKHNFKNLKIWIIAMEITNDIYKLTSTFPKSETYSLVSQMNRCSVSMPSNIAEGSNRGNKHFQHYLNISLGSSFELQTQLLIACQNDYITKEKTEKLENKIIEFQRMTSGFISKLD; via the coding sequence ATGAAACACAATTTTAAGAATTTGAAGATTTGGATTATAGCTATGGAGATTACAAATGATATCTATAAACTAACTTCCACTTTTCCAAAATCTGAAACTTATAGTTTGGTAAGTCAGATGAATCGATGTTCTGTATCAATGCCTTCTAATATTGCCGAAGGTTCGAACAGAGGAAATAAACATTTTCAACATTATCTGAATATCAGTTTAGGATCGTCATTTGAATTGCAGACACAATTGTTAATAGCTTGTCAAAACGACTATATAACAAAAGAAAAAACAGAAAAATTAGAAAACAAAATAATTGAATTTCAAAGGATGACATCAGGTTTCATAAGCAAGTTAGATTAA
- a CDS encoding thiolase family protein, with translation MKTAYIVKAYRTAVGKAPKGVFRFKRPDELAAETIQFMMNELPDFDKKRIDDVMVGNAMPEAEQGLNVGRLISLMGLKVEDVPGVTVNRYCASGLETIGMATAKIQSGMADCIIAGGAESMSYIPMGGYKPTPDYKVAAAGHEDYYWGMGLTAEAVAKQYNVSREDQDEFAYNSHMKALKAQAEGKFDKQIVPITVEQTFINENGKKETKSYVVSKDEGPRAGTSKEALAGLRPVFAADGSVTAGNSSQMSDGAAFVLIMSEDMVKELNLEPIARLVNFASSGVEPRIMGIGPVKAIPKALKQAGLTLNDIELIELNEAFASQALAVTRELGLNPDIVNVNGGAISLGHPLGCTGAKLSVQLFDEMKRRGNKYGIVSMCVGTGQGSAGIYEVL, from the coding sequence ATGAAAACAGCATATATAGTAAAAGCATACAGAACAGCAGTTGGAAAAGCTCCAAAAGGTGTTTTTAGATTTAAAAGACCTGATGAATTAGCTGCTGAAACCATTCAGTTTATGATGAATGAACTGCCTGATTTTGACAAAAAACGTATTGACGACGTTATGGTTGGAAATGCAATGCCGGAAGCAGAACAAGGACTTAATGTTGGTCGTTTGATATCTTTAATGGGATTAAAAGTAGAAGACGTTCCAGGAGTTACGGTAAACCGTTACTGCGCTTCTGGGTTAGAAACGATCGGAATGGCGACGGCTAAAATCCAGTCTGGAATGGCAGATTGCATCATTGCTGGTGGTGCAGAAAGTATGAGTTATATTCCGATGGGAGGTTACAAACCAACTCCGGATTATAAAGTTGCCGCTGCAGGTCACGAAGATTACTACTGGGGAATGGGTTTAACTGCCGAAGCGGTTGCTAAACAATACAATGTTTCTAGAGAAGATCAGGATGAGTTTGCTTACAATTCTCATATGAAAGCTTTAAAAGCTCAGGCAGAAGGAAAATTCGATAAACAAATCGTTCCAATTACTGTTGAGCAGACTTTCATTAACGAAAACGGTAAAAAAGAAACCAAATCATACGTAGTAAGTAAAGACGAAGGTCCAAGAGCTGGAACTTCAAAAGAAGCTTTAGCAGGCTTAAGACCCGTTTTTGCTGCTGACGGAAGTGTAACGGCTGGTAACTCCTCTCAAATGAGCGACGGTGCTGCTTTCGTTTTAATCATGAGCGAAGACATGGTAAAAGAATTAAACCTTGAACCAATTGCACGTTTGGTAAACTTTGCTTCTTCTGGTGTTGAGCCAAGAATTATGGGTATCGGACCTGTAAAAGCAATTCCGAAAGCCTTGAAACAAGCTGGTTTAACATTAAACGATATTGAATTAATCGAATTAAACGAAGCTTTTGCTTCTCAAGCTTTAGCAGTAACTCGCGAATTAGGTTTAAATCCGGATATCGTAAACGTAAACGGCGGCGCAATTTCTTTAGGACACCCTCTGGGTTGTACTGGTGCTAAACTTTCTGTTCAGCTATTTGACGAGATGAAACGTCGTGGCAACAAATACGGAATTGTTTCTATGTGTGTAGGTACTGGGCAAGGTTCTGCTGGGATTTACGAAGTGCTTTAA
- a CDS encoding 3-hydroxyacyl-CoA dehydrogenase/enoyl-CoA hydratase family protein gives MKRTIKKVAVIGSGIMGSGIACHFANIGVEVLLLDIVPRELTEAEAKKGLTLESKAVRNRVVNDHLANSLKSKPSPIYSQKFANRITTGNTTDDMAKIANVDWIIEVVVERLDVKKLVFEQIDKFRKPGTLVTSNTSGIPIHFMSEGRSEDFQQHFCGTHFFNPARYLKLFEIIPGPKTSNEVLDFLNEYGSKFLGKTSVVAKDTPAFIGNRIGIYGIQSLFHLVKEMGLTIEEVDKLTGPVIGRPKSATFRTVDVVGLDTLVHVANGIYENCPTDEQHELFKLPDFINKMMENNWLGSKTGQGFYKKVDKDILSLDLDTLEYRAAKKANFATLELTKTIDKPINRFKVLVKGTDKAGEFYRKSFAGMFAYVSNRIPEISDELYKIDDAMKAGFGWENGPFEIWDAIGVAKGIEIMKAEGLEPAAWVNEMLASGSDSFYTVKEGATYFYNLPTKSQVKVPGQDSFIILNNIRESKKVWSNSGAIIQDLGDGILNLEFQSKMNTIGGDVLSAINKAIELAEKEHQGLVIGNQAANFSVGANIGMIFMMAVEQEYDELNMAIKLFQDTMMRVRYSSIPVIVAPHGMTFGGGCEMSLHADKVVAAAETYMGLVEFGVGVIPGGGGSKEMTLRASDLFRKNDVELNVLQEYFLTIAMAKVSTSGYEAFDTGLLQHGKDIIVVNKDRQIAEAKKHALLMAEAGYTQPIRRNDIKVLGKQALGMFLVGTDQMEAGKYISEHDKKIANKLAYVMAGGDLSEATLVSEQYLLDIEREAFLSLCTERKTLERIQYMLTKGKPLRN, from the coding sequence ATGAAACGCACAATTAAAAAAGTTGCTGTAATTGGATCCGGAATTATGGGTTCAGGTATAGCTTGTCATTTTGCCAACATTGGTGTTGAAGTTTTACTGCTTGACATCGTGCCTCGCGAGTTGACAGAAGCTGAAGCTAAAAAAGGATTAACGCTTGAAAGTAAAGCCGTTCGCAACCGTGTGGTAAATGACCATTTGGCGAACTCATTAAAATCGAAACCCTCTCCTATTTACAGTCAGAAATTCGCAAACCGAATCACAACTGGAAATACAACAGACGATATGGCAAAAATTGCTAATGTTGACTGGATTATCGAGGTTGTTGTAGAGCGTTTGGATGTTAAGAAATTAGTATTCGAACAAATCGACAAATTCCGCAAACCGGGAACTTTGGTTACTTCTAATACTTCTGGTATTCCAATTCACTTTATGAGCGAAGGAAGAAGCGAAGATTTCCAACAGCACTTCTGCGGAACGCACTTTTTTAACCCTGCTCGTTACTTAAAATTATTTGAAATTATTCCAGGTCCAAAAACTTCAAACGAAGTATTGGATTTCTTAAATGAATACGGTTCTAAATTTTTAGGAAAAACTTCGGTTGTTGCTAAAGATACTCCGGCATTTATTGGAAACAGAATTGGTATTTATGGAATCCAGAGTTTATTCCATTTAGTGAAAGAAATGGGATTAACAATTGAAGAAGTTGATAAATTGACCGGACCAGTAATTGGTCGTCCAAAATCGGCTACTTTCCGTACCGTTGACGTGGTTGGTTTAGATACTTTGGTACATGTTGCCAATGGTATTTACGAAAACTGCCCAACTGACGAACAACATGAATTATTTAAACTTCCTGATTTCATCAATAAAATGATGGAAAATAATTGGTTAGGAAGCAAAACCGGACAAGGTTTCTACAAAAAAGTAGATAAAGATATTCTTTCTCTTGACTTAGACACATTAGAATACCGCGCTGCAAAAAAAGCAAATTTTGCGACTTTAGAATTGACTAAAACTATCGATAAACCAATCAACCGTTTTAAAGTTTTAGTAAAAGGTACAGACAAAGCGGGAGAATTCTACCGTAAGAGTTTCGCTGGAATGTTTGCTTATGTTTCAAACAGAATTCCTGAAATCTCAGACGAATTATACAAAATTGACGACGCTATGAAAGCTGGTTTTGGATGGGAAAATGGACCATTCGAAATCTGGGATGCTATTGGCGTTGCAAAAGGAATCGAAATCATGAAAGCAGAAGGTTTAGAACCTGCTGCATGGGTAAACGAAATGCTCGCTTCTGGAAGCGACAGTTTCTATACTGTAAAAGAAGGTGCTACGTATTTCTACAACCTTCCAACAAAATCTCAGGTAAAAGTTCCTGGACAAGATTCATTCATTATTCTAAACAACATCCGCGAAAGCAAAAAAGTTTGGAGCAACAGTGGAGCGATTATCCAAGATTTAGGAGATGGAATCTTAAACTTAGAATTCCAATCTAAAATGAATACTATTGGTGGTGATGTTCTTTCTGCAATCAATAAAGCAATTGAATTAGCCGAAAAAGAACACCAAGGTTTAGTTATTGGAAACCAGGCAGCGAATTTCTCTGTTGGAGCTAATATCGGAATGATTTTCATGATGGCGGTTGAGCAGGAATACGACGAATTGAACATGGCAATTAAATTGTTCCAAGATACAATGATGCGTGTTCGTTATTCTTCAATTCCGGTAATTGTTGCACCTCACGGAATGACTTTTGGAGGAGGATGCGAAATGAGCTTACATGCTGATAAAGTGGTTGCTGCAGCAGAAACATATATGGGATTAGTTGAGTTTGGTGTTGGAGTTATCCCTGGTGGTGGTGGTTCTAAAGAGATGACTTTAAGAGCTTCAGATTTATTCCGCAAAAATGATGTGGAATTGAATGTTCTTCAAGAGTATTTCTTAACGATCGCTATGGCAAAAGTATCAACTTCTGGTTACGAGGCTTTTGACACTGGACTTCTTCAACATGGCAAAGATATTATTGTAGTAAACAAAGATCGCCAGATTGCAGAAGCTAAAAAACATGCGTTGTTAATGGCTGAAGCAGGTTACACACAGCCAATCAGAAGAAACGATATTAAAGTTTTAGGAAAACAAGCTTTAGGGATGTTCTTAGTTGGAACGGATCAAATGGAAGCTGGAAAATACATTTCTGAACACGATAAGAAAATCGCCAACAAACTAGCTTACGTAATGGCTGGTGGTGATTTATCTGAAGCAACTTTAGTATCTGAACAATACTTATTAGATATCGAACGTGAAGCTTTCTTGAGTTTATGTACAGAGAGAAAAACTCTTGAGCGCATTCAGTATATGTTAACTAAAGGAAAACCACTTCGTAACTAG
- a CDS encoding MarR family winged helix-turn-helix transcriptional regulator, which translates to MKDKTIDYILRATWQAVSRMYNEEAAKYDATMATGFALLSIDKEEGTPSTALGPRMGMEATSLTRTLKSMEDKGLIVRKKNPSDGRGVLIYLTDFGKEKRELSKNTVLKFNESVRKHVSDEKLQHFIEVSEIINELIQDKKIFNHTNVSELAKQTENTANE; encoded by the coding sequence ATGAAAGACAAAACGATAGATTATATTTTGAGAGCTACATGGCAGGCTGTTTCAAGAATGTATAATGAAGAGGCTGCAAAATACGATGCTACAATGGCAACGGGATTTGCTCTGTTAAGTATTGATAAGGAAGAAGGAACTCCATCGACCGCCCTGGGCCCAAGAATGGGAATGGAAGCTACCAGCTTAACCAGAACCTTAAAATCAATGGAAGATAAAGGTTTAATTGTTCGCAAGAAAAACCCAAGTGACGGAAGAGGCGTTTTGATCTACCTGACTGATTTTGGAAAAGAAAAAAGAGAATTATCTAAAAATACAGTCTTGAAATTCAATGAATCAGTAAGAAAACATGTTTCAGACGAAAAACTGCAGCATTTTATTGAAGTTTCGGAAATCATTAATGAATTAATTCAGGACAAAAAAATATTTAATCACACGAACGTCAGCGAACTGGCGAAACAAACAGAAAACACAGCAAATGAATAA
- a CDS encoding helix-turn-helix transcriptional regulator, with the protein MSQNKNALIRYKTIDKCLQNKYRQWTLEDLIECCSQALEEYEGRKIPISKRTIQMDIQMMRSEKLGYNAPIVVYDKKYYKYEDEDFSITDIPLTETDMNVLTETVSMLKQFKDFSLFNDVSDILQRLEDKIYSEKSHTKPVIYLDKNEKLKGLHYLDEIYQAIIKKMVLIITYKSFKSREETVFHFHPFILKEFNNRWFLIGKKKATQPITNLALDRIVSIDYDFNLSYIEEDFDAESYYKDIIGVTVNSGLQPRRVELWIDASNAPYVLTKPLHPSQRVIKENEDRSVIVHLFISPNYEMERLLLGFGDSIEVLRPENLRNRMKKILERAISRYNSNESTEENA; encoded by the coding sequence ATGTCACAAAACAAAAACGCCTTAATCCGATACAAAACCATCGACAAATGTCTGCAAAATAAGTACAGGCAATGGACACTTGAAGATTTAATCGAATGCTGTTCTCAGGCTTTGGAAGAATATGAGGGACGCAAGATTCCGATCAGTAAACGAACCATTCAAATGGATATCCAGATGATGCGTAGTGAAAAATTGGGTTATAATGCGCCAATCGTGGTTTACGATAAAAAATATTATAAATATGAAGACGAAGATTTTTCGATAACCGATATTCCGCTGACGGAAACCGATATGAATGTTTTGACCGAAACTGTTTCAATGTTAAAGCAATTCAAAGATTTCTCCTTATTTAATGATGTATCAGATATTCTACAACGATTGGAAGATAAAATCTATTCTGAAAAATCACATACTAAGCCGGTAATTTATCTGGATAAAAATGAAAAACTAAAAGGACTTCATTATTTGGATGAAATTTATCAGGCCATTATCAAAAAGATGGTTTTGATTATTACTTATAAATCTTTTAAATCTCGAGAAGAAACTGTATTCCACTTTCATCCTTTTATATTAAAAGAATTCAATAATCGCTGGTTTTTAATTGGAAAGAAAAAAGCAACGCAGCCCATTACCAATTTAGCTTTAGACAGAATCGTTTCTATAGATTACGATTTTAACCTTTCTTATATAGAAGAAGATTTTGATGCCGAATCTTATTATAAGGATATTATTGGCGTTACGGTAAATTCAGGTTTACAGCCCAGACGAGTTGAACTTTGGATTGATGCTTCGAACGCGCCTTATGTACTCACCAAGCCTCTTCATCCATCTCAAAGAGTAATTAAGGAAAATGAAGATAGAAGTGTTATAGTTCATTTGTTTATTTCTCCCAATTATGAGATGGAAAGACTGCTTTTGGGCTTTGGTGATTCCATCGAAGTACTGCGTCCGGAGAACTTACGAAATCGTATGAAAAAGATCTTAGAACGTGCTATTTCAAGATATAATTCGAATGAATCTACAGAAGAAAATGCATGA